A window of Notolabrus celidotus isolate fNotCel1 chromosome 11, fNotCel1.pri, whole genome shotgun sequence contains these coding sequences:
- the LOC117821120 gene encoding glucagon-like: MCSGKAFTELHWTQAESTRGDVRMSLYLWSFLFLFLCPSSREMVVDKTRPVRWQLFQMEKGHNINRNLKRHSDGTFTSDFTHYLDKIKAKDFVEWLARTKQEGCHEDLFQIAAQV; this comes from the exons TGTGCTCTGGAAAAGCATTTACAGAACTTCATTGGACACAAGCTGAATCTACGAGAG GTGACGTAAGGATGAGCCTGTACCTTTGGAgttttttgttcctgtttctCTGCCCCAGCAGTAGAGAGATGGTCGTGGATAAAACCAGACCAGTAAG GTGGCAGTTATTTCAGATGGAAAAAGGACACAACATTAACCGAAACCTTAAAAGGCATTCAGACGGGACATTCACCAGCGACTTCACCCACTATCTGGATAAGATCAAAGCAAAAGATTTTGTGGAGTGGCTGGCCAGAACTAAACAGGAAGG ATGTCATGAAGACCTTTTCCAGATTGCAGCACAAGTTTAA